The Acidobacteriota bacterium DNA window GTGCGCAACCTGCTGGGGCGCACCCTCTACCCCGACAACGAGTGGACGCGCGGACGCGACGGCTCCCCCCTGCGGCCCTACGACACCTCCACCCACACCATGGCCGAATTCATGGGCGTGCAGGTGGATGAGGCCGAGCAGCCGGCGCGGGGCCAAGCGAGCGTCCTGCAAGAGGACGTCCCCGTCAGGGGACGGGTCGAGGGAGAAGCGCCCTGGGTGCTGGACGGACGGCTCAACGCGGCCTTCAAGGCCGTCAACCTCTTGCTCGACCAAGACTTCGCCGTCCGCCGCCTGCACCACTCCCAGGGCCATCTGCGGCCCGGAGATTTCATCGTCGAGAACGGATCGCGGGAGGCCGTCGCCGAGATCGCCGAAGAGACGGGAGTCGACTTCCGCCACCTGGCCCAGATGCCGGAGGAAGGCGTCCGCGAACTCAAGCGCCAGCGCACGGCCATGTACCACCGCTACAGAGGGGGCAACATGGACGAGGGGTGGACGCGCTTCCTGCTGGAGCAATTCGCCTTCCCCTACACCTCGCTCAAGGACGACGAAATCAAGGCCGGCGGACTCAGGGCCAACTACGACCTCATCATCATTCCTCATGACTCGACGGCCACCATCATGGGCGAGGAAGACGAGAGCCGGAGGGGCGGCCGTCGCCGCGAGTATCCGCCCCAGTACAGGAGCGGCATCGGCGAAGAAGGGCTGGAAGCGCTGCAAGCCTTCGTGCAAGAGGGAGGCACGCTCCTGACCCTGGGAGAGGCCACTCAGTTCGCCCTCGACAAGCTGGAGATCAATGTCCGCGATCCCCTGGCCGACCTCGATTCCGAGGAGTTCTTCTGTCCCGGATCGACGCTGCGCGCGCACTTCGACAACACTCATCCGCTGGCCTACGGAATGCCCTCCGAGGGCTACGTGCTCTTCTGGCAGGGGCCTGCCCTGGAGATCACGCCCTCCCGCCACAACGATCACTACCAAAGGGTCGTCACTTACAAAGAGCAAGACATCCTGCAAAGCGGATGGCTGATCGGCGAAGAACACCTTTCCGAAAAAGCGGGCATGGTGACGGCCCGGAAAGGGCAAGGCGAGGTGATCCTGATCGGCTTCCGTCCCCAGCACCGCGCTCAGACCGACGGCACCTTCAAACTGCTCTTCAACGCCATTCTGCGCTAAAGCAATGTAACTGCTACGGATGAGGGAGGACGATGAACCCGTTGGCGCGGAGGTTGTTGGCCGAGCCGGACTTGCGGACTCTCGGACGGGCGCGGGAAATCGCCCAAGAAGTGCTGGCCCGGCCCGAAATGCTGGAAGAGGTGGTGGAAGCCTTTTTGAGCGACGATCCGGTGCTGCGTTCGCGGGCCGGACACATTCTCAAGAAAGCCGCCCGGCAATGCCCCGAAGAGGTGCAGCCCTACAAGCAGATCCTCATCGAAGAAGCGGCCGGCATCGAGCAGATGCATGTCAGAGAGGCCTTCGCCGTCTCCGTCACCAAGCTTGAGTTGAACCAGGCCGACGTGGCGCGGCTTTACGATATTTTCCTCTCTTACCTGCAAGACCGCGCCAGCGTCGTCCGCACCGTGGCCATGCAAGGGCTGGTCGACCTCTGCGAAATGGAACCCCGCTACTACCCCCGGGTGACCCCCCTCATCGAACGCTTGACCAAGACCGGAAGCGCCGCCATGCGGGCGCGGGGCCGCCATCTGCTGAAGAAGTTGCGCTGAAGCCAAGCCTGGCCAGTGCCGGAGACGGCCGCGGGTGTACAATCGCAGGCCATGACCTGGGAGATCGGCGTTCTGCTGGGGCTGTTGGTCCTGATGGCGGTGCTTTTCATCAGCGAGAAGCTGTCCGTCGACCTCACCGCCCTGTTAGGACTGCTGGTCTTGATGATGGTCGGCCTGGTGCCGCCCGAGCAGGCCTTTGACGGCTTCGCCTCTCCGGCCGTCATCACCATGCTCTCGGTCTTCTTCGTCAGCGGAGCTTTGCGTCAAACCGGGGTGGCCGACGCTGTAGGGGCAGGTGTTTACCGCCTCATCGGCAGCCGCGAGGTTCCGCTCATTGCGGCTGTCATGGTGGTGGCGGCGGCTCTTTCGGCCTTCATGAACAACGTGGCCGCATGCGCCGTGCTGATGCCCGCCGTCGCCAGCATTTGCAGAAAATCGCAGGTGGCCGCCTCGCGCCTGTTCATGCCGCTGGCTTTCGCCGCCATCCTGGGAGGCACCATCACCCTGGTGGGCACCCCTCCCAACCTTCTGGCCGCCGAGGTGCTCAGCGCCAGAGGATACGAATCCTTCACCCTGTTCGACTTTGCCCCTTTGGGACTCATCATGACAGCCGTCGGCATCCTCTTCATGGTTACAGCCGGACGCCTGCTGCTGCCCAACAGCGATCCATTGGCGAGACTCTCCGGACGCCGTCTGGCCCGCCTCTACGATTTGGACGAAAAGCTCTTCTCCATCCGTATTCCCAATGCTTCTCAGCTCAACGGCCTGACGCTGCGCGAAGCCCACCTGGGACGCGCACTGGGCGTGCAGGTGGTGGGCATCGTCCGCAATGGCAAGAAGAACCTGACGCCCGGCGGCGACACGCGTCTGCAAGGCGGAGACATCCTCATGGTGAGGGGCGCCCCCGGCAAGGTTGAAGAAATCTTCAGCATGTCGGGAGTGGAGATCGGAACGGTCAAGCTGGGGGATCTGGCCAACGTCTCGGCCGAGGTACGAGGGCTGCGGGCCGTCATTCCCTCCCATTCGCCCCTGACCGGCAACACCATACGACAACTGGGCTTCCGTCAGCGTTACGCTTCCGTGGTGGTGGGCCTGCGCCGCCGGGGGGATTGGGTGGAGGACGCTCAGGGCGTGGAATTGCAGGAGGGCGACGAACTCTTCCTGCTGGGCCTGGGCCGGCAACTGGAAGAGCTTGCCGGTCAGCTCAAGCTGAGCCGGCCCAAGATCGGACGCCCGGTCTTCGCCGAGATCCTGGAGGAGATGGGGGAGTACGTCTTTATGCTGCGGGTGCCTTCAGGTTCCCAACTGCCCGGACGCACGGTGCGCGAGAGCCGGGTGGGCGAACTGTCGGGGCTGACGGTGGCGGGAATCGTACGCTCGGGAGAGACCATCCTGCCCGTCTCGCCCGACGAGCGCATCCGTTCCCAGGACGAACTGCTGGTGACCGGCAATCCGCGCCGCATCCGCACCCTGACGGAACTGGGTTCTTCAGAGATCGGACGCGACGTCTCCCAGGCCGGCATCGAGTCGGAGGAGGTGGGAATCGTGGAAGCCGTGGTGGCGCCCCGTTCGCAGGCCTCGGGCCGCAGCCTCTCCGACCTCCACTTCCGCGACCGCACGGGGCTTCACGTGCTGGCCATCTGGCGGGAAGGCGAAACGCTCTACCAGCGCCTCTCCCGGCTGCCCCTCAAGTTCGGCGACGGGCTGCTGCTGCAGGGTCCCTGGGAGCGCATCCGGCTGCTGGCCGAGGGCGACGATTTTATCCTCTTGACTCCGCTTTCCTGGCAGGAGAGGCGCACCGGCAGAGCGCCCTTCGCC harbors:
- a CDS encoding SLC13 family permease; protein product: MTWEIGVLLGLLVLMAVLFISEKLSVDLTALLGLLVLMMVGLVPPEQAFDGFASPAVITMLSVFFVSGALRQTGVADAVGAGVYRLIGSREVPLIAAVMVVAAALSAFMNNVAACAVLMPAVASICRKSQVAASRLFMPLAFAAILGGTITLVGTPPNLLAAEVLSARGYESFTLFDFAPLGLIMTAVGILFMVTAGRLLLPNSDPLARLSGRRLARLYDLDEKLFSIRIPNASQLNGLTLREAHLGRALGVQVVGIVRNGKKNLTPGGDTRLQGGDILMVRGAPGKVEEIFSMSGVEIGTVKLGDLANVSAEVRGLRAVIPSHSPLTGNTIRQLGFRQRYASVVVGLRRRGDWVEDAQGVELQEGDELFLLGLGRQLEELAGQLKLSRPKIGRPVFAEILEEMGEYVFMLRVPSGSQLPGRTVRESRVGELSGLTVAGIVRSGETILPVSPDERIRSQDELLVTGNPRRIRTLTELGSSEIGRDVSQAGIESEEVGIVEAVVAPRSQASGRSLSDLHFRDRTGLHVLAIWREGETLYQRLSRLPLKFGDGLLLQGPWERIRLLAEGDDFILLTPLSWQERRTGRAPFALLALALMIVLVAVGLQPVHVAAFLAAIVCAASGAITMQEAYKTIEWKAIFLMAAILPMGAAMEETGAAALISGSVTSLAGPHGPTAVSAGLFTLSSLLSQSLDGAPTVVLLAPVILQTSSQLGISPQTLMMGATLGASVLFLTPFSGKASLLVMGPGGYRVKDFLRVGFPLTIILLVLLVFLVPVFYPY